In Magallana gigas chromosome 1, xbMagGiga1.1, whole genome shotgun sequence, the sequence TGCTTTAtactaaatgtaaaaaaaaacgtgtCAATATTGTATTGAACCATTTCGTAAGGCAATAAAGTTTCTATGTTTTAATGTAATGTTATCAAAAGAAAAGGCAACGTCTTCGATTATcaaattagaataaaaattatgaaagcgtcgtcatcatcatcatcatcatcatcatcttttacgtcaaaatatatgatttaataatCTTAACCCTCAATTGTGCTATTGCAATTGtcattaaataacaaaaaaaaaaacacaagaaTAATCACAGTTTTCTGTCATTATAATCATTTGAATTATCTTCCTGGGTGTTAtgtcaaaaatataaacatagcaATAACAAGGTCTCCATATTTTTTAACACACACCTGAGAGAACATGCCCATCAGGAACCGCATCACAACAAAGCCCGCGAACCAGGGTACAATGGCGGTCAGCAGGAAACAGACAGTGACGGCCATCAGGGTGGTGTAGGCGATCAGGAGTCGGCCATGCTTGTCCGCCAGGGTAGGGAAAACGCTAGCCCCCACCATCTGCCCTATTACTAGGACGGTGGTAGTCATACCACCTAGTCCCTCGTTCTCACAGACCAGCTCCCACTGAAAATGGACAGTAAACGCTTATTagttatactagtatactgtggAACCATTATTATTCTTGGAGGTTAATGTTCGTGGGCAGCCAATATTTTCCTGGTTCGTGGAGACATAAACTTTGTCGATAGCAAgttctattttgtaaataaattctaaacaaatgTTTGTATACACGTTCGtagggatgtaaattcgtgtgCAAGGGTAATCCACAAAAGCCATGGACATTGGATCCccatgaacaatgatgattttACAATAGCTGAAGGCATGGCGTCTCAGTTATCAAACTTGCAACAGGTGCTGTTAGGGAGGCAGTGTGGTAAACAAATTCAGTTAAGCCTTTATTAAAGTTTGAACGCTTATTATTGATAGCCGAAGGCTTGATATATCATTCATCAAGCCTGCCACAGGGCTTGATGttcgtggtttttttttgttttttttttttttagactttaTTGATCTCCTTTGAAAAAGatgtctaaataaaaaaaacccagttttcTATATCTTAATAAAATGTTCTTATTCTGAAAAATGAATATCGATAGTGGTTTCCatatagataagtttagaaatcttcgattttaaacttttaatgtaacaggttatcgatttaaaatttacaagctgctatgaaacttaaggttttttttttctctctgatTAATTACgcaatttagtttttaacaaaaaaggaaataaccaaacaaacaaacggagATGCTTTCATGTGACAAAAATGTTAATCCTTTTGACACTAGTCATTGATATCTTCTTTACTTGATCTCCaagcaaattaaataattgttggacaatagaagtgtgaaattatcgtaacagctagatgtgtgaatgtttacttttctggCATGCCATTACTATCCCTTTGTCATAAAAAAGCAAtgcctgtcaaaaaaaaaaaacaattgtaaCAGAGAATGGTTTAAGATCTGGAAGAGAAcggttgggctaactgtgctggaaccccgcacaTTAGCATAGAGTGTGTGATATCGGACTATCTGTGCTGGATTTCTGCACGTTAGTGTCGATTTTGAGTACAGAATTATATCGGACTGTCCGTGCTGGAATCTCCGCACGTTCTTAAGTTGTTATCTCGGAACTCCGAGAATCGGTTTTCATTGGAATACCATGTACCGTTATTTCATCAacttaaatacaacttgttgaacttttgtttcgttttggagtttttattcagcgtaaacttgagcgagtgtaacgaattgagctttcccctgaattcaccatatggattttaagaacttttatattacaatttacaatttacaacAAATCAAATAGAAGATACGTTCGTGAAAGTTGGGtagtatttttagtagaaagcCGATTGGCATGCTACCGGGCTAACCGCAGCTTCACGGAAAATTCGCGATAGgaactttacatttaaaattcattggtgaAAATTGGTGTGAGAATCGAATTGTTCCCCGTCCTCTCAACAAAGCGAGTGATTGAAACTCTAACGTCATGATGAACCAACAAGTGCGACCGTCCATCCACAAGAAGTCCAAAAACAGAAATTACGGGACAGGAATCGTATGCAGCAGTTTTTGGATAAGAAATTCCAGGGATCTCCGAACTCTGTGTCTCCGCCCGCTACTAACGTTACCATCCTAATGACGCATTTGGAAGAAAATCCAACGCAAGCTTCCCATGCGGATTCGGAATTGACCACCACCACTCCGTGTCCAGGTGATGTAGTGGAAACCCGTCAGCGTAAACTTGAGCGAGTGTAACGAATTGAGCTTTCCCCTGAATTCACCATatggattttaagaacttttatattacaatttacaatttacaacAAATCAAATAGAAGATACGTTCGTGAAAGTTGGGtagtatttttagtagaaagcCGATTGGCATGCTACCGGGCTAATCGCAGCTTCACGGAAAATTCGCGATAGgaactttacatttaaaattcattggtgaaatttacatgcaaattgaaacagaggaaattcggactatttaaaaaaaacttcttttcattgctgaattattattttgtaaatatgtgTGTATAAATTTCGGACACTACCTCATAcgttatatgaaatataaataaaacacaatatCGATTCAAGATAGCATTGTAGTAGTTTTAAACTTTtagtttgaaaatataatacTAGGGCTACAATGTACAATTGGTTATGGTTTTTTTCGTTCCTATATAAGGGAATGTTTGCGCCCCTTAGTCATAATAATCCTTAGCactatacaaaacaaaataaatctatttgaCCTACATGTTGCATAAGAAACATTCGGCCTGACTTTGATTTCCTTGTATTAACCGGATGTTAGCATTATAGGACACCTGTTATCAATAAACGCAATGTTGCTTCATGTCAACCATTTTATAGATTCGTAATTTGGGTCGAATACCAAATTTGGcatacgaaaaaaaaatgtaggaaGTAGGGTTGTCAGCAAAATAATCATCCTGCTTTGTTACGATTTCTTTTGCTTTAAACCCTTATGTAGATTCCATTTATAAATggcttttttttattgaaggtTTTTCATGTGCCCTTTTGTCAATCAAAAGGTCGTAGAATTTGTGAAAGACCAAATTACTTAAAGTTTTTCTATTGATGTAAAGCTGAACATCATTATAGACCTACTCTGTTCCGAGATTTTGCTCCACCTGCTTTTCGCTTATCATAAATACTAGTACCTTAATTTCgatttgtgctcaaactacgttcatccactaaaatttaatatgaaaaatttccagattttatgtttgaaaacaccccctctaccgctttagACTTCAATACACAACATTAAGTATAAAGTCAatggagattttgcattgcatcagccataaaatagcccggatgataatgttgaaaaataatgcGAGCTATTCCGAGCGAGTTCCGAATGGTAAAAAGATGacaacatttcccattataaatttccataataaaattgttttcgttcctgtgaacttttacgATAGATACATAATAATTGTGTTAATGAGGATATCAtagatattttcccttttatcgatttcaattgtatttttcaCAGTTATGcgtgtgtttttaaaaaaaaaatgatcatcaAGTGTTGAAAGCATTAACTTGGGACAGACAATAGCAATGTGTATGAATCAGTCTGGGTTTTTTCCCGAATTTTTCGATTTACCACTTTTAATTGCTATTAGTATGTTTCTAGTTTATTATCTTATGGCCTGCTGTAAAGTGTGAATCATTACCTCAGATGCCACCGTCTGCTGCCCAGATAATTCGAACCCCGCTCTACATGGCACTGTTTCTTCTACCACTGTCCCAGATAGATTTGTCGTAACAGTGACGTCACACTGATGATATTGGAAAATGACGTTATGCGAAGCGTTAAGTTTCCTGTTCGTGTACGAAGCATCGTCTTCGAAAGAGCTACACCGGAAATCAGGAATGTGGcctaaattaaaaacaaaatccaaaaatcccaatatttattcattgtttaacTCTAAATTCACTTACTCAACAAAAATACAAAGTTGATAAATTTATTGCttgtaaaatgtttgaaatgtatttttagaTGGTTTTTTGTATAGAATTACTCTTCAGGAAACATTTATTGTTAATACACCTACAATCTGGTTATCTATTTTGAATACTATTACTAAATCATAATCAAGCTCTTTGTGTTAAtgacatttaacaaattttatctatttttctaCGAGCTTGCATCTGtcgtatttttgtatttttttacttACAGTACCTCATTTTTCTGTGTGCTAGTTTGTTTGTGGTTTGTTTGCTGTTgtattggtttttttgtttagcTTTCTGGTAGAACATTTCAATATGTACAGCCTCTCTTCCTTAATGTTTAATGTTTGTAAGTGAGTAAGAGTGAATAAAGGGATATGTAAAATACTATATTGCATTCATTTATTACACGTTTCTGGGagagttaattttaaaaatatacaatctCTGATCAAATAATTGGAAAACAGACAATATTAATTCAATGCTGTGTTTTAAACGTACAGAAACTTGCTGTTACGAAAGATTATTACAAGTACAGGCGTTTTTTGcttagtttttataacaaatgcCGAAAATCCTCAACATCTATCGATTAAGATTATGAAACATGTTTTGATACTGCACCTGCATCCTTAATATTATGTCTAGACCAACCCGCTTAATTTTCACACTTCGAGTGGTAACTTCGTAAATGATCTTTTATAACATTTCTATGATTAAGactttgtaaattatattatatagacgacgaatagttacatgtaacgttttaatttgtttttgtttattatgaaatgtctAACAAGTTGAAAGTGTACATAGCAATATGAAATGAATTGGTTAAAGCGAAAAATGAACAAAGGATtataacatttgtttttctttggaCTGTCATGTCATAAGTTCATTTCGATTGATTAATTGTTTGGTTGATTCTTAATCAATATCTATTGACTGATAAATGGTCATGTTGAAAAATAAGTTGATCGATCGATTAATTGATTGATTAGGTAATGACAGAAATGAATTGCTGATAATTACGTCTTGTCtataaaatacattcaaataacaaaataagCCTAATTAGGGGGCGATGGTGGGCTTGTTTGCCTAACATCAAGACATATAATAAGCAAAGGTTACTTACTGCAATTTTCATCCTTAATCTTTGCACCATTGACATTTTATTTCCAGCTCTTAGCCAATTGACAACGACAGAAAGCATCTAACACTCGAGTTTTACATGCAGAACTTCAATGCAACTATTTTTGGCAAAACGCCATCGCGAAAATTATACACATACTATATACATACTTTTTGTTTATCCGtttaattttaatcttaaaaatacatatgtatgatcaatttatttcatttttacaattacCATGtatgatattgataaaatattccatgttttttctaaataaaatttgaaatctaATACTTTATTGATATAATGGACATTAAGGATACcacgaaaaaataaaaatttaaaaatttagataaaaCACACCCATTCCTCCCACCCCCCAATAATAAACCtcatatctgaaaaaaaaacccgcttAAAAACCGACAAGATTAATTCAATTCCGTGTTTAAAACGTACAGCATACTTAACATTACGTAAGAATAATACAAGGACAGACGTGTTTGCTTAATAAGTACCTGTAAAAAATGGTCGGAAAAAACccacatttacaaatttaaaatcatggAGTATCTTTTACTACTGCATCTATATTCTTCTGAAGTCTAGACCAACCCACTGACTTTTCACACTCGCTGTAGTATTTGAACTTTCctaacaaaaaatgaatttgatctTATCGATGCGTTTTTAAGACTCATTTACAGCCAACTGATGATAATGAGTGGGCTCGTACAAAAAACGGCATCCATATGTGAAAGGTCAAACCCGTCGACTagctacatgtaacatgtaacatatcactttttttgtttatcacaAAAATCTAACCAGTCGAGAATATATGTACGGTAGCTTTTAGAGATGCTAATAACAGCCGTTGAAAAGTTTCAAATacgttgaaaaaaataaaaaaagaacataacatttgttttcccttggactgaaaatTATATCAGTTAAGTGGCTCTATAAATTACTTATAGTTCGTGTAAGTTTAACTAGGCAAAACAGTGACGAAGCAGAAATGCATTGTTTGTGTATGATATGAAGTTCTGTAAATGAATTTGCATACGCCTATAAGATGACACAGAAGTGAATCAttcatagaaatcactgtttttCCAAGGGAGAACAAATACATACCCAGACAAATACATACCCagaaattctaaaaatatataactgCAATATGTTGGCGGTAATTAATCTCAGTTATAGTTTCATTGAAACTAGAAAAAATTGTCTCAAATGTATAGGAAAAGATGTCAATCAAAATTTTTCAGTCACTGAGAATGTTGCTGAGATATGGGGGAAATCACAGTAGATTGTGATCAGAATTAAGGGATTTCCCTCGTTAGACATACTCATTGACATTCACATGCACATTCAAATGTTcaactgttaatgtacatctaAATTGTTCTTAACAGGTTGTGACGGCATTGAAACAGTTTTCATTGATTGTGAATGAATCCAGAGCTCTGTCAACAGAAAACTGTTTTGGGGGAAGAAGGCGAAGAAATGCTTTTGTCTttttgttaaagattttttttaacgttctaaactttctaaaaataatttcgATTGAATATTATACATTCATTGCGTGATGGGgaagaacaaattaaaattttattaaatttctaaAAGTAAAATCCTATTTCTCGAGGGCATTGGTCGAGGGATATTTGACTTTTCCtgggtaaataaataaatgtattgcaTAATTAGACATACCATCTCATCCGTGGACACCCGCGTCTTGTCTCGTATACGTTTTTCCGATTGTAATTAAACtcatttaacttttattttcctAAATCATAAACCGGGTGAAAGCCTTGTAGGACAATCACAGATACGACCGGAAGTGAACACAATCCCTCTTTcatcttttgaaattttaaatgtctAGACACATGGATGTGTTATGTTTTTGTTTGGGCGAAACACATGGATATATCGGTGGTATCTGCGACACACAGATCCATTGATTGTAACTAAGAAACACGGCTATCTTGCTTGTTATTGCAACACGCGGAAATCTCGACAGTTACAGCAATTCATAAATTGTATCTAAGAGAGTTCTAGGATGGAATTTTATCATTATGTAGGGATGTTCTAAAATTCAATGATGCGTCACTCAAAGtattaatatatcaaatttCGATATAAAAAACACATTTCCCTCTCAATTAAAGTTGTAATTCAATATTCAAAcaagataaaaattataaacaattgaaataaTATCAGCTTGCGTTTTAGACAACTATACTTTCAAAGAGTGGACTAATTGCTCTCAAAGTATATTACTTAGTAAGAATAAAAAAACTaatgtcttattttgttttcttttaatataagCAGTTTTTTTACCATGAATTTGAAAACCTAATTGCTATTAGAGAAAGTGTAGCAgaggctatatatatatatatatatatatatatatatatatatatatatatatatatatatatatatatatatatatatatatatatatgaaaaaaaacgaTATGAAATCAGAATGATAACATTTACTGTTTTGCAAAGCATTAActgtcaaaattttgttaacacaattaacatatacatgttaaCTCAACCGAAAGGTGTTAAAAAGTTTACTATGTGTATGAGAAAATGATGAATGTTTGTTCTGTGATTATAATATCTCACTAATTAATTGTTTGTTAATTTGCGTATTTAAATTTCAAGAGATTACTTAACAGGACGCCAAAGTATTAGGTTGcataaagaatgaaaaaagttttttttttttcacttttgacCTTTGGATTGACCCTGCAAAGGGAACAACTTtagcaaagtgtggattggacttaTTGATGAAAAGGAAGTTTAACATACTTTGTAGGCTCAAATAggtgaacaaaaataaataaattgacttACCAATGAATACATATATGACTATTGGAAATGCCATCATAGGGAAACAACTTAAATTGTAGATATATTGGAGCAACTGAAAACGACCAAATTTCCCGAGAGATCGCAACACACGGTCAGTATCCATATCGACTGCTTTTTAGCGTTTCAAACCATTGTGAATAAACACATACAGCTTTgcttcttttaaataaaacaatttcaatttatttgttattgacCCATATTGCCAAGTAGAGTTGAAAGTTACAACATTAATGCAGTATCTCACGTTTAAATTGTGGGCTTACATAAATTAACTATCAGTGTGAACTAAAGTGCATTATTCTTTAGTTTGTATAAAGTGAATTGCTTTCCTAAATGTAAAACTGATTAATAAGTCTCCAACTAAACGAGTGTGTTATATTTTTCCTTGATGATTCAATTATAGTAGTATCAGTATatagtatttgatttttttatctagTTTAGATGAAATTAGATAACTTTTCTATTAATGGAGTTATTTTACCTAAATCAGAGTTTTGAACAATTAACACAATAGCTGAGCTGTTAAAATGTTGAGGAAGTGAAGATCTGCAAGACTAAGGGTTTCATACaacatacaaatttaaaacgCACTTAACAGAACATCAAGTAGAATATGATTTTCCCCCTCAATTAGGAGAAACATCAACACTATTATTTGTTATTCAAAATAGCTCCTTGTTCACGTGTTTGAAAGCATTAAAGCGTTCCCTATCTATATTTTGCcgataaaacttttttaatgcacgtttcatattttaatatttaatttcatttattatttatagttACTTACATACAACTATGGGGATCACACAAAAAgacaacaattttaaaacactgCAGTCTTATGATAAGTATTcttaagaaaacaaatattgttcttagttcttcaaatgttttctgatctttttgataatttttcctTTTACAGAAAAAACTCAGATTTGAACCTTAGTACACCATCACATAAACTTTGAAGTCAATTTAAAGTAAGTTTAAGTAAGTTTCTTGTAAAGTGCCGTGCACTTTAGTTGGTGTTGATCGCAACTATACATTTACCCTACACACAAATTGCGAGGGGCATCGTATATAGTAAAAGAATCAATTAATTCTTCTAGTTGTAAATGTAACTCCTCTTAAACCACTACACAGAATTTCACGTAACTTTGTAGTAATATAGTAGACAGTGTTTATATTTAGATGTGcatattaaggtggaataacacacctttaaaaagtcactcaaattaacagtaaattatttgattatgaaaaatataatgataaataaactatacatatgtcaaacaagcgaaaaatttgcattttggggataaaaaatgaatatcttaaaaatcaattcagtaagtaacaacaaaaaccCCTGAGGGATTCGAACTCTGTATGTAAAGATCACAAGCccaacactttatccactcggctatgagATAAGTTATCAGTTGtagtcgataaaatccttttaataaaacaaaatcgttTCGATCAggggtcagccattttgtgacgatgtgttattccaccttaagatGAAATTCTGATTAATTTTTCCCCTTGCTTTTGGACAAGTTGGTCCCTTTTGAACATAGAAAGCTATCTTTGTTAACAACTACAGATTAGATGTGTATGTTAGCAGTTTTGCTTTGCAATGAagtttttagccgggctctacTGAAAgtagagtcctggctgtaggcaggcaaatcgccattgtaactataaatagcacaacttcaaaagtaaacaaaaatccaaacagcgtcaaggtaaaattttccgctataccaaatagtatCACAAAGAGCCATGTTCTGTCAAATGTGTTGgcagtttggtttttttaaatttcgagagttgtctatctttttttttttcagtttttttttatttataacgtgttttaaaaacaagactatgcgttttggacacatacaatgcacataaatttccatgaactactttgctccGCGTTCAAGAAATGGGTATTGAATAtttaacgcttgttgcaaaattcaaggtagCAACTGTTGactttttttctactagacagacagtTTTTGCCTTAAATATTTGTTAGAGATGAGATAAAACATAATAAAGTAagcttattttattttgtgctttGTTTCAGTTTCCCATTGTACAACATGGCTATACAAATATCAAACAAAGTATAAACGAATTGTGCTGAAAAAACCCCACATGCAATGATGTAAAATTGAGACAAGTTACACCATTAATTCATCGTATCATATTGATAAAtctttctctatatataaagcAAATCTAAAGCAAATTTAAAGAGGGTCAGAAATTCATGACCAtgtttgaattatatatatcttatagAAAAGAGGAATTCCTTAAAAATAAACAGgatggtattttttaaaatctaaaatatctAGCTTTTTCCAAAactgaaatataaattttacaggaataaatattctaaatatttaggTAGATATACTGGGCAATTTTCTGGACATCAAACTTCCTTTAATGTGTCGATCTTCTAGTGCATTGCAGGCATATAACCACACACATATTATGTACTAAACATATACCAAAATATACAACGTATTATTGTAATATTTGTGTACTACATATCATAACAACAATAAAACGTTTAGTCGTACACATAGTGTTAACTATAAATAAGGACTCATTTTTGGGTATAATGAGGTAAAAGGGGGCCATCAATTTAAATCTATTAGGACCCAACTATTATGACAGATTTGACCAAGCCTACCCTTAATGATCACCTGATGATatccaaagaatgattccaCATTACTTATGTTTACATAATGTCCACAAATTGCAcgattaaaaatctaaatatgtCATTAATGAAATGTACTAAACTCCAGTACCATATCAATTCACAGCGTTATTACAGGCATAGGTGTTACAAAAAGTAACTTAAGTTTGTACAATAACAGTTATGAGGTACACTAgtgtctttataattaaaaacaaatggcTTAACCCGTGCTTCCTTAAGATACATGGTGTGGAACAAAAGCTGGAAATTACCTATATAAACAATACCTGCTGACTAATctaattatgtttatttacaaaacagaatgtgtacaaaaaatacacacacaaaaaatacacacacaaaaaatactaacacaaaaaatacaataaaccaacaaacaaacaaaaattgtatttcGATTTTTTTGTAACACATAGTTATCCATTGGCAATTAACCTATTTGGAATAGATGACATGAGACGAGCAAAAAATATAACCTTAAATTCAGTCATACGtcatttttaacatgaaaattgaGTTTCACAGAAACCTCTCCTCACTTTGTTCAACTTTAATTGCATCTTTCATTCGGATTAACTCTTGTCTTGAAGCTTTGATCACCATTCCTGTCGTTTGGCTGCTAGATCTTGAATGCGTGAACATCCTGTTCAATTCCTTTCTAAATAACTTTCCTGACAACACATATATGCAGAAATTGATGCTATAGTTTATATAGGAAAAAGTGGAAATGACTTCGGAGTAGGGTTTCAGACGAAAGTACAAATAGATACCTTCTATTGTGTTCATGTCTACAACAGCATACAAAATGATAGATATTATAAGCAAGGGAAGCATTGTTACAATGTATGTAAATGATATTGTCAGCAGTGTTGCTGTTGTTTTGAAGGAACGCTTTCGAAAGACAGCTCGCGACTGACACATGTTTGATTTTCCTCCATTGCTTCTTTCGTATATATCTTTCTGGATTCGTCGAATTTTTAGCAGAACTGAGAAATTTCCAATAAGGACTACAAAGAAAGGAAAGCCAAACATCAGCGTAAACATGTATCCGTATATGTGCAAATTCAAGTAGATTTCTCGGTGTTCCACATACGCGCCACATCTTGATCCGCTTCTGCCGAAGAAGGAAAAGCGAAAAAATTGCGATAGGGAAAGGATCAGAAAGAGGCAGGATATAATGGACACCGCACCCGACTGCGTCTTCAGAGGAGTCTTTTTAAAGGGAAAACAGACGGCTTGCAGTCTTTCTAAGGACATGCAGACAATCAACCAAGCCGACATGAGGTAACAAATGTTCAAAGAGAAGAAGTATATTTTGCAGCCAAAATCGGAGAATGTGGAA encodes:
- the LOC136275401 gene encoding G-protein coupled receptor daf-37-like — its product is MENISNNSGLRPMLNPPPQWGFWISFYITPAIVTLGLIGNMLCFIVMKRKSLRQRSYSHFLCALAVFDSLTLVGRQVDLVNMYLDKYTEIGNMFSTFSDFGCKIYFFSLNICYLMSAWLIVCMSLERLQAVCFPFKKTPLKTQSGAVSIISCLFLILSLSQFFRFSFFGRSGSRCGAYVEHREIYLNLHIYGYMFTLMFGFPFFVVLIGNFSVLLKIRRIQKDIYERSNGGKSNMCQSRAVFRKRSFKTTATLLTISFTYIVTMLPLLIISIILYAVVDMNTIEGIYLYFRLKPYSEVISTFSYINYSINFCIYVLSGKLFRKELNRMFTHSRSSSQTTGMVIKASRQELIRMKDAIKVEQSEERFL